Within Vicia villosa cultivar HV-30 ecotype Madison, WI linkage group LG1, Vvil1.0, whole genome shotgun sequence, the genomic segment catatttcaagtacttgatttgttcttctggaactgaaaattaaattagatcaaagtgctcttagcattttcatatcctcacttgggtcatctttagtttcttttcttagtagaggacttttaacattggaaccgactttcataccacgcttcaggcgcatctacaactcatttgcaatattatattatccaataggagaatccactttgagtggagtattaccagctgataatttatttcataaactttacaaatgaataatattttgaacttttggttcatattgatttgtacgaggatcaatacaacaatttattttaacttgttcatttgaacttcttgttcatgatttcagctgttcattCCCCTCCCCTTAATATTGGGAAAaataatttatcaagtgataatcagcctactgggctgcaatcaagtatttgattatttgctcaaattatatcctcaaaattgagattcatattaattatatttttccaatattctttcatgactcatcttaatgtattatattggagcaattggaatatacacaacacatccaaatgttcattaagatgagaaatattagaatatattagggaggactaagatatagtatactgttggcttaatgcgaataaatatcttaatatcatactttgagtgtttcaaatatataatttagaattgatgatctcataagtatcaaccatataattaactttagacgtctaaagaatggatcttcgggtccattttctttttatgaacatatattacatgatattcaatatcaattttaataatatatatgtgatacttatacaagaatttctataaaaaaagtccagaaaacaagatcttagtctaattaggtgagaaaataatttcacaaacttctggttgtgaatagagacatatgcatgatattttagtcgatgcaacagttaatgtcataaaaacgcaatttctcaaatttttattttcctttagaaacacacaaaaatttaatggattgaagaaacttctggttcttcaatacaaattattcgcatcatattatatccgagatgacccaaccggttttaccaacgacacatttaagtgtaatttgtaaactaatggtttacaatgacatgtgcttaaattgtactaatataaatGTAGTACAAGCCCAAGGAAAAAAAgacggtagcttttctattatacattttatgtccaaattcatttgtgtaatacaaagatattcaatacctccagtataattcaaaaccaatataataatagtatctcattattaaacactttaatcaaacacattcatatgaacatattatcatataattatcaaacaattaccccttataaaattaaacatatttaatcaaacaatattatatcactaaaattatatcgtcatataattaatttgatttactatccttcagggatggataagttcttcaaaaactataaaaataatttatttttctatccttcagggatgcttgataagttcttcaggaactataaaaataatttgttatatacaataatctaaaaaatatatataaccatccttctgggatgcgttaaaattatttgtgtcatttttctagAATGACAATATTTTAATGAGCATAttacaagttatgaatttttagatcgatacaaaaaaaaattatgaaatccttctgggattcaataatattatagatgcgaccTTTTAAAGATTATCGAACTTTGAATTCTTctgaaattcatcaattattgataaacacaatactcgattaaactcaatctttgaataataatttggagatagtttaataataataatctttagttctacaaatatcacatatcacaaattatttccataaacaacagtcaagaaaaattattctttgtgcaatccttcagggatgcttgaatattaaattaacacttttatgtgttaaaattcaatttcGGACAAACATATAAaaatgctttaatgttaaattcttctggaatttaacaagaattatcaaagaaatctaatattattgtacaaggtaaataaatctctctataaaatatataaaaaataaacatatttatatgaagaaaaaaaaatagtaacaaaatcatgaattatattatattggttcaaatatattaagattagaaaataacgtagaacctggctatatcatgactcgcgttgtagagtatcgtgctgataacgtgttatgaaattaacaaaaataatatagagatgaagtagagaaagtaagagagaaagtggtattctattatcttcttcaagaagtataatttacattgcaaagtggaccttatttataggatattaggaaggtgaaaaatcataaccttactatatcacttaatagggaatatgaagatgaaagattagaatacatatagacatccacaataatatttattcataacatatttgtttttctaaaaatatatagAAAGTGATTAATTTCTCTCCTGGCCAATGACAACATAAGTAAAAAGCTTGTTTTGACTATGGATTCGATTTTCAACAATAACATTTTTAAAGTAACCGCATGTTGTTTTTCTTTCGATTGAGAATtctaactaaaataaaatttaacatccGTATTTTGCTCTCGGTTAACCTTTTAATTTTCCGGTTaaccttttaaatttttgaaataattttaataatataatattcataggacttaaaattaattctcaaaaacatatacaaataaaaaaccaGCAAGAAATTACAATATAGTAAAGATTTATAGTTTGACAATAGACCATTTTGAGATACAGATAGTAAAGATCAAATGACTCAATGAACTAAATCTCCAGCAAAACTAAAAATCTGATTAACAGTATTGTTAAACATTACATTTGATAACTAATTACTAGCTAGGAAAATGATACATgacttttgaaatttattttgaaCTCAAAGTGATTAATTTCTCTCCGGGCCAATCACTACAAAAAAGAtgctctgcagcgacgtggacaccacgtcgcaacatgcaagatcacgtcacaacaaaaaaCTAGCGACGTGGACAAACACGTTGCAGGAGCACGAGTGGCAACTCAgtagcgacgtggagaccacgtcagaaagtagcgacgtgactccAACGTCGCAATAAATATACATGGGAAACATCTCCCTGCACGCAgagcaggtgtggcaggtgtgggAAAGTGTGATGTTGACTTTGTAGCGACGTGGTTTTCACTTCGCTACATTAAatgctatttttttaaaaaaatttaatcacgcaggatgaattttgttttatataattaattaattaatttatataataaaaattatatataataaaatatatataataaaatttatatataataaaatttatataataaaatctataaaataaaatttatataataaaatctataaaatataatttatataataaaatttatataataaaattttataaaataaattcatataataaactttatataataaattcaattaaataaaactaaaaatttaaaactaatattttaatgaattaaaatgtagaataagttaatatcatattatattttattttattttaaatatacatatataatatatattctacttttaatatatattttaattttaaaaaaaatgtatttttaatataataacaataacataacatatattctttttctatttaacatatattcttttttattaatattcagtttttaagattaatatcataaaatacatatattttatttagaaaataaaaaaaataaaataaatctaaacatttttctattaatttttaaaattctaaaatacatatataatagtttttctattaatttttaaaaacatatttaacatttatatatatatatatatatatatatatatatatatatatatatatatatatatatatatatatatatataatagtttttataatattttttttatacaataTTATTCTAAACAGATTTTAACattctaaaatacatatataatagttTTTCTATTAATCTTTAAAAACAACATCATAAAATATATTCTGTAaattaataacttaattaaatttaaacaacaacataatatttaatatataattttgttttataataacctaattaaaaaaataacctaacaaaactattaaaaacttacctcttcttcaatctactactccttcttcttcttcttcttcttcttcttcttcttcttcttcttcttcttcttcttctccttcacccttcttctcctccttcaccttcttcttccttcaaattaaatggaaacaaaaaaaatttaaactattGACAACATAAAACAGTatgaatataaaacaaaattataaaaaatattaggaTTATACCTTGTAGTGGGATTAAaagtttggggattttgggagagGAGGAAATTTGGGGTTGCAGAGGGGGAAATTTGAGTTGCAGAGAAATGGTAAAGGGGAAGTTTGAGGATTGAAATGGTTTGAAATGGTAAAGGGGAAGAAGAAAAACGTGTGTATTAATTAACACATCAGCGACGTTAGAATCACGTCGCAACCTTGCCACGTGGATTCCACGTCGCTACACTCAAACGGTCATAATAATAATTTCACACTCTGCCACATCTGTAAAAGTGGTAGAGTTATTTTCCCAAGTAAAAGGTTGCGACGTGGGGCTAACGTCGctactaaaatttaaaaaatttcaaatctcCCTTCAGCTACAACGttaaagtttgtatttttttttattttttactttttagtaGCGACGTGATCCACACGTCGCAAGTGTTTAAAAAAAACCACCTCTGACACGTCTGATTATAACGttggattgatttttttattataaaagtttGTGGTGACGTGGGAAACACGTCGCAACTTGTGACGTGTAAAACACGCCGCTAATATACGTCGCAGGAGAACATATTTCTTGTAGTGAATGACAACATAAGTAAAAAAGCTTGTTTTGATTATGGATTCAATTTTCGACAATAACATTTTTAAAGTATCCGCATGTTGTTTTTCTTTCGATTGAGAGCTCTAACTAAAATGAAATTTAACATCCGTATTTTGCTCTCGGTTAACCTTTTAATTTTCCGGTTAACctttaaaaattttgaaataattttaataatataatattcatagGACTTAAACTTAATTCTTAAAAACatatacaaataaaaaaccaGCAAGAAATTACAATATAGTAAAGAATTATAGTTTGACAATAGACCATTTTGAGATACAGATAGTAAAGATCAAATGACTCAATGAACTAAATCTCCAGCAAAACTAAAAATCTGATTAACAATACTTTTAACATTACATTTGATAACTAATTACCAGCTAGGAAAATGATACAAgacttttgaaatttattttgaaCTCAAAATATAAAACCTTCAACCAAATTGTTGCTGCTCAAGGTTTTCTAGTCAACAATAAGGTAAGATAGGTGATCTTGGTTACCTCTTTAGACATTCgatcatttaaaatatttttatagcgATAAAAAATCTCTTCAATGACACTATCACCAAAGTGACAAACCAGTAATGATTCAATCGCAGCCCTGATGCATTGTGCCATATTGTATCCATCGTCTTTGATCGATTTTGACATTTCAGATTCAATGTCCAAAACTTCCCCGCAATCACGATCATTCCAATTCACTTCAGAAATCTCCAGTTTATTGATTGCAAATGATCCTTCCTCGAAAACTTCTCTCTTCAGTTCAGATGGAGAAGGAAAATATGTTGGGATGTTGAAGGTATCGAGTTTCTCTTTGTCAATAATTCCCTGCATCataattatatatgaaaaatattattCTTACACCTAATCCATACACCTACACCACACCGTATTTAACTTTTCATAAATACAATACTGTGAACAgtgaaatattataaaaatatttttctttttaaataatttttttttaaatttttttattgaaggATACGTAAACAAAATTATGTGATTAACTAATTCCATATcttcattaaccaacattttaaattttattaaccaacttcataactaTTAAAAGTCTGAGTAGTctattaaccaactttgttttactactaaaatttatttttaatatctgggtGTTTATTAAACAACTTCATCACttcattaatcaattttttatatttcattaaacaactttattttataattaaacatACTGTTTATCGGCACTGTTCATATACTGTTCACGAATGCTGTTCACCGACACTATTCACGCATtgttcataatatatatatatatatatatatatatatatatatatatatatatatatatatatatatatatatatatatatatatatatatatatatatatatatatatatatatatatatatatatatatatatatatatatatatatatatatatatatatatatacaagttaATTTTTGTGTATAATAAGAAACAAAATTTGTTCATAAAAATTAGCTCAATTGGTAAAAGTCGTTATCGATAGGTTGAACGTCATCATTAAACTTCGAATCCTGATATCTATAGTGTATGAGAATTTCTAGTAATTATTATCATTTTTGTCTCGAGAAAAAAAAATACCTGCAAGACCATGTCATTAAGAACTATTGTCATGAGATCCCAAATGTAGCAAGACCCTTTACTTGATGGATCATCAATTTTTCTTCCTGTAACTGTTAGAATCATGCGACCACCTTCAACTATTTCTTGGGCACGACActtgagaaaaagagaaaaatctcTTTGAAATTGCTGGTAGTAGGCTTTGAGGACATTTGAAGGGCTTGTGCTAGAATGGTAAATATTGcccttgttgttgttgtctacACCCTCTGGAACCTAATTAATCACCATTCAACAATTAAGTGCATATAATATACGAAAAGAATAAGAAAAGATAGTTCATGTTGATAAAAAAAACCTTTGAAAGCCAATGAAGACTGTTAGAGGAATGAACAAAATGCAAACTTTTATCTGGAAAAGTCCTGCCATAAAAGGAACCAGGAACTCCAAAGAAGTAGCAAGGACCTATTTCAGTTTTCATTTCATCGTATAGGTTTTCTTTGAAGGTATCAAGAGACTTAAATACGCTGTTGAAGTCGTTCTCCGATAGATCGTTCAAAAAGACTTTATATTCAGGAGATTTTTTATTAAGTTCTCGACAAAGATTTTCCACCACCTTGATAAATTCTGAGATCACTAACAATGTGTTTGGTCCAGAAGAGCAACCTAAGTCTGCAATTGCCAAGCTTTTGGGCAGTGTGTTGCAGTACAAACTTGTTATGGCTTCATCTCTCAAAGGTTTTGTCAAAGAAATGGCCTTTCGCTGTaaacatatttataatatttatttgtggCTCTAAAATATGAATAGTTTTGAATAATAGTTATGTATATAGTTGCATTATTTATAAGTGTAGAGATATAAATATACCTGAAGTGAGGAGTTTTTCGCATAGCTTACTTCTTCAGCGCTCCCATTCATGTGTAGTCCCATGCTTGTTTCTTTCAAAGTAGTTTTGCTTTGATGCATATGCATTTAACTACAGCCAGCCACAAACTTATAAAGATAGCTCATTGGGTAAAAAAGCGAGTAAGTATGTAAGTATTACAAGGTTAAAACCTCACCCTTTGCCTTTTaatgcattttttttcttttaattttttcactttttctctACCATTttcattatataattattattagtagaTTTATTATTAGGTTTATTTAGAGGTGTTATATAGTAATTATTAATAGATTTATTATTAGGTTTATTTAGAGGTGTTCGCGGGTATGGGCCAACCTGCGAACCCACTCAATCCAATCCAACCTTTATTTTTATCCAATCCAATCAAGTACGGGTTTATCCGAACCAACCCATTCAAACTCATTAGTATTTGATTCAGGTAACAGGTTTGAAGTTTTAAACCCATAAACCCGCGAACACAACCCATTGACATGTCACTATATTTCTATTTTGttctatttataaattatttagcaTAAATCTTACAAtgcatatattttttaaatataattatggtTTTTATTAATCGTAAAAGTTTAAGTCTAAATCAAAATTGAGAgatcaaatttatttattcaaagaGAGATATATCTTATCTTTTAAATTATACTTTACACCATTTGTAAAATTTTTTACTTGATCTGAATCGTAAAAGAATTTTTAGGTATTAAATGATAaactttattcaaattaaatacaaaattttatgttttttaaatatttttttaaaataaatgtgttaattaaattggtattttatttaaaatttaaaaattatatttagtgGGTGACCTACGAACCCAACTCAACCCAATCCATTGATGAGCGGGTTGTTTTGGTTCGGGTTTAGTCTTAGAAGTACAGGTTGAACACTCAACCCAAACCAAAGACTATTGATTGGGTCAGGTATTGGATTTAATCAAATTAGACCCAACACAACGTGCGAACACCCCTAGGTTTAATATTAGGGAGCTTCTATGGCGCAGTCACCCAATTGACTTCTTTAATGAAGTAACTTTAATTGGCGAATAGAATAAAGTCCTAAGCCACATCAGCTTTATAGTGCAATAAATTTTAAATGGACCATTTTTAAAAGTAAGTTTCAAATATTACATAtcattactaatattttttttatgttgagGTACTACTTCGAGGTCTTTGGATTTTTCTTGTGTATACTAGCAAGTTACCTAATTCTTGTACATTTTATCGTTTTATTTCGCTTTAAAATTCCCCTTTGAATTTTGTAATATTGTAGTAAGTGTTTTATCCCCATTCGATACAAATGTATCCCACTCCCCATTATGATGTAATAATTTTACTACTTTCTTTTATTAATGTTAAGCATTGCATGCATTAAACTTTTTCAAGAACAAATACTCGGTTCCAAGCCATTTTCCACCATAAGTCGATCGCTTCTTAAGCATCACAATCAACCGTACTTACACACGCACACTTGCACACATTTATAGCTTAATCTTAGGCTTTCTTACAGTGAGACCTACTCGATTAATCGTTCTGATTGGTCATTTAGAAGACTAGTCATTGGCTAGTACACTTACCCTTTTAATTCAATGCTTTCATGTTTAATCATGCATGCTTGCTTGTATGGACTTATAAACTTGTTTGTATGGACTTAATTTACTTTCGTTTCATCCCCATTTGGCAAGTTTTTTCCCCCATTTCCGAAGCCTTGTAAATAATTTTACCATTTTCTTTATCTTTAGCTTTATTTGCTTGCTTGCTAGTTTGCATGAATAGATTGTGAACCCCCGCACTCTTGGTCTATATACCAAGCCCTAGCCCACTCTTTGTAAGACGATTGTCTTGTGCATCGTCATCGACCATGCCACTGCATTCTTGGTCAATATAACAAGTCATACCCCATGTTTTGTAAGTCGATTGCCTTGTGCATCACCATCAACCttgtttttcaaacttcaaactcttttcataataaaCCTTCTTTGTCAAATGAGCGAAAACTCCTTTTCTCAAATAAAAGTTTAAAAACTTAATCATATTCAAACACTTTCAAAAATCTAAAAACGACTTCAACCTCATCACTTCATTGTCCGCCCAAGCGCGATGCATCTCTTTGCCCAAGCGCAAGTGAAAGCACCCATTTCAAACTCGTCTTTTTCTACCAAGTGCAATTAGACCCCTTTTCACAAGTAAAATCAATCAACACACCTCTGTGGTTACTATCTCCATGAACTACGAGACTCTGATTTCATTATTGCACATGGATGGTATGTAGACACAAGACATATCGAAGTCTTGCCGAGCACACACAAAAAAGTAACAAAAACATTTATTTTCTCATCTCTTCATTCTTTTGCAAACAAACTGCTTTAGCATTAACATAGAGATTTTaaaaaggttcctatggagtaccagaGATGTAAGgagtgttaataccttccccttgcataataaACCCCCTTATCCAAATTTCTCTTTGtaggttttatcgatattttcctgtttcctcttttggaaaaCAATAAAGTTCCATGGTAGCTCTTGCTTtgtgagttaagttaatcaatagcttaatctcGAATTTTTTTGCCACTACAGTAGGAACTAATTTGTGAACCAATAATCCATTTATGAACCAATTTCCAAATAAGTAACAAAAACTTCCTTAGCAATAGAAACTAATTTGAGAGTATAAGACCCTAATTCTTTAGCTATACCAATGTCGCTCAAAGTATTAAACCATAATTATTCCCTACCAATGTCGTCACTGTGAAATGGTTTTCTCTCAGCTTCGTTGTCGTCACTGTGAAATGGTTTCCTCTCAGCTTTGTTGTCGTCGCTGTTTCGGTGAGAAAAGTTTCAGTGAAATAAGCGAATGAATCTAAGTGCGgtgttggagaagaagagagcTTCGTTGTCGTCACTGTTTCGGTGAGAAGAGTTTCACTGTGTTACCGATCATCACTGCGTTGTCGAACATCACTATGTTTTTCGGTGAAAAGGGTTCCGTGAAATGCATGCATTTTTCGGTGAAAAGATGAATTCatgttattttcttttccttACTTTAAAATGAACATGATCATATTGTTAAAATGAATAAtttgttaatatatttaaattaatttattcacCTAATAAATTTAGACCCATTAATATTCATTCATTAATTTGCTATAATGTTTAAATTAATTGTTAATATGTCACATAGATTAAATAtttgagttataaaattaaataattatttttaatctatATAAATTTAcacctaattttaatttaatgggagtaatagagattttattataataatatttttaattttaacccGTTTTTGTAATATTTGGTGTATATTGTCACTTGATAATActtaaaatgacactttattcaTAAAATTGTCACCGCGTTTcttaattacacccgattttagtATATTggatgtaaattttaaaattatattattctttTTGCACTAGTGATATATGACTTTTTGGTATTAGATAATATGATTTTGATGTAAGACTTATATATGAATATGTTTGTTATGATTGTGCTTTTTGTTTATTGAATGAatgttatataaaaatatttggcttaattattttttaaaaatattatcaaaAAATAAATCGAGTTCTTTTACACATATTATAAGGTATTTGTTTACTGAATGTCCAGCGGtaaacaaaaatatttgatttaaaaaataaggtgtaaattaaattaaatataatatatttatcaaATATTTTACACTAAGGATAACTAAAATAAGGTGTAACATACCATATTTTTACACCCCATTTAAAAAAAAAGGGTGTAACTTTATTCTCATTCAtagaaaatattattcattttacACTAGATTTTTAACAAATGGGGTGTAATAAATTCgtttaattttaatgtatataTGTAACAATTTACAACTGttttctttaaattaaaaaaggatgTAATATATCCTTTATTTACACCCATTTTAAAATGGATCTAAATTCGTCAGATATTTCTCACCCTTTAAATTTACACCATCTAATAACGAGTGTTTTTTTTCTTGACACAAACAAACTTAATTCATATCATTATTCAAACAaagttcaatacaaggaggaatcaTATGGAGAATCATTCGTCGAGACCAAGAATTGGCCACCCTAGCTAAGCTATGAGCCACCGAATTCGCTTGACGATTAacaaacttaacctcaaagttaTGGTGAGAAACAAGAAGATGCTTAATACTATTAATGATCAAACTAAATTCAGAGTTACCTGCAAAACTAGCGTTAACGGCATGCACTACTAATTGAGAGTCACTCTAAAAAATAATACGAT encodes:
- the LOC131644610 gene encoding salicylate carboxymethyltransferase-like, producing the protein MGLHMNGSAEEVSYAKNSSLQRKAISLTKPLRDEAITSLYCNTLPKSLAIADLGCSSGPNTLLVISEFIKVVENLCRELNKKSPEYKVFLNDLSENDFNSVFKSLDTFKENLYDEMKTEIGPCYFFGVPGSFYGRTFPDKSLHFVHSSNSLHWLSKVPEGVDNNNKGNIYHSSTSPSNVLKAYYQQFQRDFSLFLKCRAQEIVEGGRMILTVTGRKIDDPSSKGSCYIWDLMTIVLNDMVLQGIIDKEKLDTFNIPTYFPSPSELKREVFEEGSFAINKLEISEVNWNDRDCGEVLDIESEMSKSIKDDGYNMAQCIRAAIESLLVCHFGDSVIEEIFYRYKNILNDRMSKEVTKITYLTLLLTRKP